In the Corynebacterium jeikeium genome, GCCTCATAGGTGCCGAAGGGCAAGTCAGCGACCACGGCGGCATTGCCAGCACCGCGGACGACGGCGGCTGTCAGATAGACCATCTCGTCCATGCTGATGCGCTGGGTGGCGTCGTAACCAAACACCACATTCGCGGCAGAATCGCCGACCAACATGATCTCCACGCCCGCCTCGGCGAACGCGACGGCGGTGGAGTAGTCGTAGGCGGTCAGCATCGCGAACGGCTCGCCCGTGCCCTTGCGCGCCTTCAAGTCAGCGATACGCACCTTCTTGGTGGGGACCAGGTAGCCGGTGGGGGTGGAGCCGGATGTTCCAGATGTTGCAGTCATGCTGTTCATTCTAGCTGACGCCCTTAGCCCCAATCGCTGAACCGCCGACTAGTGCAAACGGGGGCGCAGCCGGGCAGGGAACTTCTACAATGGGGGACATGAATCGCCAACAGGAATATGTTCTGCGCACGCTGGAAGAACGCGACATCCGCTTCGTTCGCCTTTGGTTCACGGATATCCAGGGGTACCTCAAGTCCGTGGCGGTGGTGCCAGCGGAACTAGAGGGGGCTTTCCAGGAGGGCATTGGCTTCGACGGCTCGGCGATCGAGGGCTTCTCCCGCATCGCAGAGTCGGACACGATTGCGCAGCCGGACCCGTCGACGTTCCAGATCTTCCCGTTTAAGTCGGATGATGGAGCTTTGTCGGCGCGTATGTTCTGCGACATTGCGATGCCGGATGGCACCCCTTCGTGGGCGGATCCGCGCCAGGTGCTGCGCCGCCAGATGAAGGCCGCGGCGGACCAGGGGTTCAGCTGCTATGTGCACCCGGAGATCGAGTTCTTCCTGGTCAAGGAATTAGAGACGGAGGGCTATCCGCCGGTGCCGACGGATAACGGGGGATACTTCGACCAGGCGGTCACCGACGACGCGCCTGCCTTCCGCGCTCACGCGATTAGCGCGCTGGAGCACATGGGGATTTCGGTGGAGTTCTCTCACCACGAGAACGCGCCGGGGCAGCAGGAGATCGACCTGCGCTACGCCGACGCCCTGACGATGGCGGATAACGTGATGACCTTCCGCTACCTGATTAAGCAGGTCGCCCGCCGCAACGGGGTGGCCGCGACGTTTATGCCTAAGCCTTTCCATGAGCACGCGGGTTCGGCGATGCACACGCACATGTCCCTGTTTGAGGGGGAGAGTAACGCTTTCCACGACCCGGATGATGAGCTGCGCCTGTCGGGCACCGCGAAGTCCTTCATCGCGGGCATTCTGGAGCACGCCCCGGAGATCACGGCGGTGACGAACCAGTGGGTGAACTCCTATAAGCGCATTACCTCCGGCGATGAGGCTCCGCGTGCGGCGGCGTGGGGTGCGTCGAACCGCTCCGCGATGGTGCGCCTGCCGATGTACACGCAGAACAAGGCGGCTTCCCGCCGCGTGGAGGTCCGCTCGCCGGATAGCGCCTGCAACCCCTACCTGGCTTATTCGGTGCTGCTGGCCGCAGGTTTGAAGGGCATCGAGGAGGGCTACGAGCTGCCGAACCCGGCGGAGGAGGATGTCTCCCGCATGACCCGCCGCGAGCGCATCGCCGCAGGTTACAAGGATCTGCCCTCGGACCTGAACAGCGCCCTGCGGGAGATGGAGCGTTCCGAGCTGGTTGCCGATGCCCTCGGCGAGCACGTCTTTGAGTTCTTCCTGCGCAACAAGTGGCGCGAGTGGTACGAGTACCAGTCGCAGATCACGCCGTGGGAGCTGCGGAACAACCTGTCCTTCTAGCCGCCTAGTCTGCTGCTTCCCCGCATTTCCACCCCTTCCGCTACCTCCACCCCTCCCACTACTTCCTAGAGTTCCAGGAGCACTTTCACCCCATGACCCGCCCCCGCAGTTCGCGTTCCTCCGTGCCAACCGCCCGCACCCTGGGCCTGACTCACCCCAAGGCGC is a window encoding:
- a CDS encoding glutamine synthetase family protein; protein product: MNRQQEYVLRTLEERDIRFVRLWFTDIQGYLKSVAVVPAELEGAFQEGIGFDGSAIEGFSRIAESDTIAQPDPSTFQIFPFKSDDGALSARMFCDIAMPDGTPSWADPRQVLRRQMKAAADQGFSCYVHPEIEFFLVKELETEGYPPVPTDNGGYFDQAVTDDAPAFRAHAISALEHMGISVEFSHHENAPGQQEIDLRYADALTMADNVMTFRYLIKQVARRNGVAATFMPKPFHEHAGSAMHTHMSLFEGESNAFHDPDDELRLSGTAKSFIAGILEHAPEITAVTNQWVNSYKRITSGDEAPRAAAWGASNRSAMVRLPMYTQNKAASRRVEVRSPDSACNPYLAYSVLLAAGLKGIEEGYELPNPAEEDVSRMTRRERIAAGYKDLPSDLNSALREMERSELVADALGEHVFEFFLRNKWREWYEYQSQITPWELRNNLSF